The Apium graveolens cultivar Ventura chromosome 11, ASM990537v1, whole genome shotgun sequence genome has a window encoding:
- the LOC141697899 gene encoding uncharacterized protein LOC141697899 has product MMINAAKRSRSPGNNAPHLTFQALFRTTDESGRTVLELAVEKSNVHAVDIILKQDPAYESGRGSKNHLMQLIYKAIDEKRGGEIVKLLSEAYENGIDTDHKGVLDLILALKGRDNVLVLQLLQSKEKLATFADDEGWTPLHYAVKEQLVSVFELIIKALNNEFVYSHSTPFHVAAENGYNYTMIELMKLWPKSSSAYIDTNKTGRNVLHLAAARKNKKMIQEILVCCPRVHKKQLLEQKDEDDNTPLHLLISNKCYVPEVIKHKGLDLMTKNKKKWTPRDLLYIEDGVTDDQVQIKVALDHAQTIQHGKFWEVWKFWQKGTGTEMDRDIFESIVLPNRRQTKDDLLHKRRNEMMDDSNAKMRKRVETYKDRTNTQIVVAALITTVTFTVGFTMPGGLHQSGEVDEGLVVLSKRTAFNAFMVTDALALLLSTSSLFFYFLQSIYKDHHQVARLNAAATGLNIVSITAMMVTFITGTYVVLYNSPALAITVCIIASLFFILVIVLLIKLVCDRGVKTNAD; this is encoded by the exons ATGATGATTAATGCTGCTAAACGTTCGAGGAGTCCAGGGAATAATGCACCACATTTAACTTTTCAAGCTCTATTTAGAACAACTGATGAATCGGGACGAACTGTCCTAGAACTGGCAGTGGAGAAAAGCAATGTGCACGCGGTTGATATAATTTTGAAACAAGATCCGGCGTATGAAAGTGGTCGTGGAAGTAAAAATCATCTCATGCAATTGATCTACAAGGCGATCGATGAAAAGCGTGGTGGGGAGATTGTCAAATTGCTCTCAGAAGCTTATGAAAATGGAATAGACACTGATCACAAAGGGGTGCTTGATTTGATTCTTGCTTTAAAAGGACGCGATAATG TATTAGTGTTACAGCTCTTGCAAAGTAAGGAAAAGCTTGCAACTTTTGCCGACGATGAAGGATGGACACCACTTCATTATGCGGTAAAGGAGCAATTGGTTTCAGTATTTGAATTGATCATAAAAGCCCTGAACAATGAATTTGTGTACAGCCATTCAACACCGTTTCATGTAGCTGCCGAAAATGGATATAATTATACTATGATTGAACTGATGAAATTATGGCCAAAATCGTCTTCTGCCTACATAGATACCAATAAAACTGGTCGAAATGTACTGCATTTGGCTGCAGCTCGAAAAAATAAGAAGATGATACAGGAAATTCTAGTATGTTGTCCACGAGTACATAAGAAGCAGCTTTTGGAACAGAAAGACGAGGATGACAATACACCTCTGCACCTACTTATCTCTAATAAATGTTATGTTCCAGAGGTCATCAAACATAAAGGACTTGATCTTATGACAAAGAACAAAAAAAAATGGACTCCTCGAGATCTCTTGTATATAGAAGATGGGGTTACTGATGATCAG GTACAAATTAAAGTTGCACTTGACCATGCCCAGACTATTCAGCATGGGAAGTTTTGGGAGGTCTGGAAATTTTGGCAGAAAGGCACAGGCACAGAGATGGATAGGGATATTTTTGAAAGTATAGTACTTCCAAATAGACGACAAACAAAAGACGATCTACTCCATAAACGTAGAAATGAAATGATGGACGACAGTAATGCAAAGATGAGAAAAAGAGTAGAAACGTACAAAGACAGGACCAACACCCAAATAGTAGTTGCTGCACTTATAACTACAGTTACTTTTACGGTAGGATTTACTATGCCGGGTGGTCTGCATCAGAGCGGAGAAGTTGATGAAGGATTGGTGGTACTTTCCAAAAGAACAGCTTTTAACGCTTTTATGGTAACAGATGCTTTAGCTCTGCTACTGTCGACATCTTCATTGTTTTTCTACTTCCTTCAATCTATCTATAAAGATCATCACCAAGTGGCAAGACTTAATGCTGCAGCAACTGGGCTTAACATTGTTTCTATTACGGCAATGATGGTGACTTTTATTACAGGAACGTATGTGGTGTTATACAACTCACCAGCCCTTGCTATTACGGTTTGCATCATCGCATCCCTCTTCTTTATTCTTGTCATTGTTCTGTTGATCAAGTTGGTATGTGACCGTGGAGTAAAGACGAATGCCGATTAA
- the LOC141696522 gene encoding uncharacterized protein LOC141696522 yields the protein MIRVAVGGGGGKSKALLNHLTQEPPKSSDEKYEQWEQDNLIVFSWLIQNIEPALASNLTEYPTAKTLWDALTVTYSSGKDKLQTFDLHVRANELKQNGVPLDEFWIVMQGIWGEIERRDPNPMKCSTDIAAYNTIRSENKLFQFLNALDRKYDLIKREILRWDPIPTAEAAYAAVRKETTHQNILGATQQGVASGVNLTGDFDGVGLVSKGRRSDQEI from the coding sequence ATGATACGAGTTGCcgtggggggggggggggggaaaTCGAAAGCACTCCTAAACCATCTCACCCAGGAACCACCGAAATCCAGTGATGAAAAATATGAACAGTGGGAACAGGATAATCTGATTGTATTTTCATGGCTCATTCAAAACATTGAGCCGGCACTTGCTAGTAACTTAACAGAGTATCCAACAGCAAAAACGCTGTGGGATGCTCTCACAGTTACATATAGTAGTGGCAAGGATAAGCTTCAAACTTTCGATCTCCATGTCCGAGCAAATGAGTTGAAACAAAATGGCGTACCATTAGATGAATTCTGGATCGTGATGCAGGGCATCTGGGGAGAAATTGAACGAAGAGATCCTAACCCAATGAAATGCTCCACTGACATTGCTGCATACAATACAATCAGGTCAGAAAATAAATTGTTTCAATTCCTCAATGCTCTCGATCGAAAATATGATCTCATAAAAAGGGAAATACTCCGGTGGGATCCAATACCGACAGCCGAAGCCGCATATGCAGCGGTTCGTAAAGAAACAACCCATCAGAATATTCTTGGGGCTACACAACAAGGGGTAGCATCAGGAGTAAATTTGACAGGTGACTTTGATGGGGTAGGGCTCGTTTCGAAGGGCCGCCGGTCAGACCAGGAAATTTAA
- the LOC141696521 gene encoding uncharacterized protein LOC141696521, with the protein MGKLDDLYNAAIAEDADAIAKLEMEADILNEDGETILHIESRKGKTDRVRFILSRFANKNLLIKPTVVNEHTALHYAIQRQHMEVVKVLIDAARRLPRSTSDNDNTDANGNRVTSFQAFIRQVDKDLNSALHIAVINGNLAGAKLLVEVDPSNPGIQNNQGKTPLYIAAENWENDIVKMLCTTSTAPLNFDGPGGRTTALHAVIKRHDEAKVTDVIKIIIDVVKATVILKNHNPVERYLYQEFDKIFSATDEYRQTVLELAVERNYVAVAELILDVTNPINDPCGEDFVSLMPLIYKAMDKQYDGMVKVLVDMYEAGAEASYIRFFDPFSYDDHAALISAIRTGQTENVFMELDSHAPGLVTFVDKLGWTALHHAAYHGFDSIIDSIIQEQKRYGHKFMYQDMVSAPFHVAAERGYTSGVIHLMQVWPSFSSAYINVDKNGQNILHLAALQSNKKMIEGILMYCPEKYKKEFVNQQDMDGNTPLHLLIKCGCFIGQLMKYEGLDIAIQNKERWNPPDMLYFEDPIIHDQVQIKVALDHVQLYHKGDVFSSIVHSGRRERKDATFRKQAELMIHEKHAEMKEATHAFDYCFADAIAGDAISRAALAIEADILNKDGRTILHLESMRGDTKRVEYIVREFANKNLLVKLDTLNQTALHLAAHHGYTQVVEVLINAAALLPSSSANSVSSFHAFIRQANRRMGNTALHLATLNDNVAIVKLLVEADPNDSHVKNNEGRTPIYIAVEKGYKDIVKEICTTCTALSLDGPGGSATALHALIQNIGQGQGM; encoded by the exons ATGGGTAAATTAGATGATTTGTATAATGCTGCTATTGCCGAAGATGCTGATGCCATTGCCAAATTGGAGATGGAAGCTGATATACTCAACGAAGATGGCGAAACTATTCTTCATATCGAATCTCGAAAGGGAAAAACAGACCGTGTGCGATTCATTTTGAGCAGGTTTGCAAACAAAAATCTTTTGATTAAGCCTACTGTTGTAAATGAACATACTGCACTTCACTATGCAATACAACGGCAACATATGGAAGTGGTTAAGGTCCTTATTGATGCAGCTAGACGTTTGCCTCGTTCTACTTCAGATAATGATAATACTGATGCTAATGGCAATCGAGTTACTTCTTTTCAAGCTTTCATTAGGCAGGTTGATAAAGATTTGAACTCTGCCTTGCATATAGCAGTCATTAATGGTAACTTGGCTGGGGCTAAACTATTAGTGGAGGTTGATCCAAGTAATCCAGGGATTCAAAACAACCAAGGAAAAACACCATTGTATATAGCTGCGGAAAATTGGGAGAACGATATAGTGAAGATGCTGTGTACAACTTCCACTGCTCCCTTGAACTTCGATGGTCCTGGTGGTCGTACCACTGCTTTACATGCTGTCATTAAAAGGCATGACGAAG CCAAAGTTACAGACGTGATTAAAATAATCATTGACGTAGTCAAGGCTACGGTCATTTTAAAGAACCACAACCCAGTCGAGCGCTATCTGTACCAAGAGTTTGATAAAATATTCTCTGCAACTGATGAGTACAGACAAACTGTGCTGGAACTGGCTGTAGAACGAAATTACGTGGCAGTAGCTGAGCTGATATTAGACGTAACAAATCCTATCAATGATCCGTGTGGCGAAGATTTTGTTAGCCTCATGCCTTTAATTTATAAAGCTATGGATAAGCAGTACGATGGTATGGTCAAAGTTCTAGTTGACATGTATGAAGCTGGAGCTGAGGCATCCTATATTAGGTTCTTTGATCCATTCTCATATGACGATCATGCCGCTTTGATTTCTGCTATTCGAACTGGACAAACAG agaaTGTCTTCATGGAATTGGATAGTCATGCTCCCGGCCTTGTGACCTTTGTTGACAAGTTAGGGTGGACTGCTCTGCATCATGCAGCATATCATGGATTTGATTCAATAATTGATAGTATAATACAAGAGCAAAAAAGATATGGACATAAATTTATGTACCAAGATATGGTATCAGCGCCTTTTCATGTAGCAGCTGAAAGAGGATATACTTCTGGAGTGATCCACCTTATGCAAGTATGGCCATCTTTCTCTTCAGCTTATATCAATGTTGATAAAAATGGACAAAACATACTACATTTAGCGGCTTTACAAAGTAACAAGAAGATGATTGAAGGAATATTAATGTATTGTCCAGAAAAGTATAAGAAGGAGTTTGTAAACCAGCAAGATATGGATGGTAATACGCCACTTCATCTTCTTATCAAATGTGGTTGTTTCATTGGACAACTAATGAAATATGAAGGACTTGATATAGCAATTCAAAACAAAGAAAGATGGAATCCTCCGGATATGTTGTATTTTGAAGACCCAATTATTCACGACCAG GTACAAATCAAAGTTGCACTTGATCACGTCCAACTTTACCATAAAGGAGATGTTTTTTCAAGTATAGTGCATTCTGGAAGACGAGAGAGAAAAGATGCGACTTTTAGGAAACAAGCAGAATTGATGATACATGAAAAGCATGCAGAAATGAAAGAAGCTACGCATGCCTTTGATTATTGTTTTGCCGATGCCATTGCTGGAGATGCTATTTCCAGAGCTGCATTGGCAATTGAAGCAGATATTCTAAACAAAGACGGAAGAACTATCCTTCACTTAGAGTCCATGAGAGGAGATACAAAACGTGTTGAATATATTGTGAGAGAGTTTGCAAACAAAAACCTTCTGGTCAAACTGGATACATTAAACCAAACCGCACTACACCTTGCAGCACATCATGGATACACTCAAGTTGTTGAGGTCCTCATTAATGCAGCAGCACTTTTGCCTTCTTCTTCAGCTAATTCAGTTAGCTCTTTTCATGCTTTTATTAGGCAAGCTAATCGTCGAATGGGGAACACTGCCTTACACTTGGCAACTCTTAATGATAACGTAGCAATTGTTAAGCTATTAGTGGAGGCGGATCCAAATGACAGCCATGTTAAGAACAATGAAGGGAGAACTCCAATTTACATAGCAGTAGAAAAAGGGTACAAAGATATAGTAAAGGAGATCTGTACCACTTGCACAGCTCTGTCTTTAGATGGTCCTGGTGGTAGTGCAACTGCTTTGCATGCTCTTATTCAGAATATCGGCCAAGGCCAAGGTATGTAG